From a region of the Corythoichthys intestinalis isolate RoL2023-P3 chromosome 7, ASM3026506v1, whole genome shotgun sequence genome:
- the LOC130918526 gene encoding cAMP-specific 3',5'-cyclic phosphodiesterase 4D-like isoform X8 translates to MPMLVLKRCLCQRLRQFKRMLNRELTQLSETSRSGNQVSEFIANTFLEKQHDVEILSPPPKEKEKKKRPMSQISGVKKVTQSPSLASTCIPRFGVTTPQENLLASEIEDLNRWGLDVFKIAEHSGNRPLTVIMFSIFQERDLLKTFRIPINTFITFMMTLEDHYRADVAYHNNIHAADVVQSTHVLLSTPALEAVFTDLEIMAVLFASAIHDVDHPGVTNQFLINTSSELALMYNDASVLENHHLAVGFKLLQGDNCDIFQNLSKKQRDSLRKMVIDMVLATDMSKHMNFLADMKTMVETKKVTSLGVLLLDNYSDRIQVLQNMVHCADLSNPTKPLELYRQWTDRIMVEFFTQGDRERDKGMEISPMCDKHNASIEKSQVGFIDYIVHPLWETWADLVHPDAQDILDTLEDNREWYQSMIPRSPSPSSPDESHAEFRTGGSLGGPNPSTGVSGDKFQFELTLEEEEEDEELESDLESPHEDDPQLGTERHHDSSSPSMSPDGRGRYRPPSHSPHPHRTSSSSHKGPNGEEDKGDPCLHEGS, encoded by the exons ATGCCTATGTTGGTCCTCAAGCGTTGTCTGTGCCAGAGACTCAGACAG tttaagagAATGCTAAACCGAGAACTGACTCAACTGTCAGAGACCAGCCGCTCAGGGAATCAAGTGTCAGAGTTCATTGCCAATACCTTCCTCG aaaaacaacatgATGTGGAGATCTTGTCTCCACCGCCTAAAGAGAAGGAGAAGAAGAAGAGGCCCATGTCACAGatcagtggtgtgaaaaaggtgacacagAGCCCCAGCCTTGCATCTACCTGCATCCCACGTTTTGGAGTAACCACACCACAGGAAAACCTGCTAGCCAGT GAGATTGAGGACCTTAATCGTTGGGGTCTGGATGTATTCAAGATAGCAGAGCACTCTGGAAACCGCCCTTTGACGGTCATCATGTTCTCCATCTTTCAG GAGCGAGATTTACTAAAGACATTTAGGATCCCCATTAACACCTTCATCACGTTCATGATGACTTTAGAGGACCATTACCGTGCTGATGTAGCTTATCACAACAACATCCATGCAGCAGATGTTGTGCAGTCCACACACGTCCTCCTGTCTACTCCTGCTCTAGAG gcTGTATTCACAGATCTTGAAATCATGGCTGTTTTGTTTGCCAGTGCCATTCATGATGTGGACCACCCTGGCGTTACAAACCAGTTCCTTATCAACACAA GTTCCGAGTTAGCATTAATGTATAATGATGCCTCAGTGCTAGAGAACCATCACCTTGCCGTGGGATTCAAATTGCTTCAAGGTGACAACTGTGACATCTTCCAGAACCTCAGCAAGAAACAGCGAGATTCCCTCCGCAAGATGGTGATAGACATG GTGCTGGCCACAGATATGTCCAAACATATGAACTTCTTGGCCGACATGAAGACAATGGTGGAGACCAAGAAAGTGACCAGTTTAGGAGTTTTGCTGCTTGATAACTATTCAGATCGAATCCAG GTTCTTCAGAATATGGTCCATTGTGCCGATCTGAGCAACCCAACCAAGCCTTTGGAACTTTACCGTCAGTGGACCGACCGCATCATGGTGGAATTCTTCACACAGGGAGACAGGGAACGCGATAAGGGCATGGAGATCAGTCCCATGTGTGACAAACACAACGCCTCTATTGAAAAAAGCCAG GTGGGCTTTATTGACTACATTGTTCACCCTCTGTGGGAGACATGGGCGGATTTGGTGCACCCTGATGCTCAGGACATCTTAGACACACTGGAGGACAACAGAGAGTGGTACCAGAGCATGATCCCACGTAGCCCCTCACCTTCCAGTCCTGACGAATCCCACGCCGAGTTCAGAACAGGAGGTAGTCTGGGGGGGCCTAACCCCTCAACAGGGGTAAGCGGAGACAAGTTCCAGTTTGAACTGAcactggaggaagaagaggaggacgaGGAGTTGGAGTCTGACCTAGAGAGTCCGCACGAGGACGACCCCCAATTGGGGACTGAGCGACACCATGACTCGTCCTCCCCCTCGATGTCTCCGGACGGCCGCGGCAGGTACCGCCCTCCTTCGCACAGCCCTCATCCCCACAGGACAAGCTCATCAAGCCACAAAGGACCTAATGGTGAGGAGGACAAGGGCGACCCCTGCCTGCACGAAGGCTCATAA